In Halococcus salsus, one DNA window encodes the following:
- the mtnP gene encoding S-methyl-5'-thioadenosine phosphorylase: protein MIGLIGGSGIYEALDLDNAHDEHIGTPFGSPSSPITIGELDGEAVAFLARHGHDHQHAPSEVPYRANLYALKDLGAERVLSTNAVGSLREDLPPQNLVVPDQIFDRTKHRQSTFFDERMVVHMGFAEPYCPHMSEHLLGAADDVLDDGAHAGGTYVCIEGPQFSTKAESEFYRAQGWDMVGMTTVPEAKLAREAELCYATLAGVTDYDVWKDDSEVSLEEVLENAEVNEDNINEVVREAIETMPDDRDCDCEHALDGTINTASEAIPDEVRDGVDLFIGEYLD, encoded by the coding sequence ATGATCGGCCTCATCGGCGGCAGCGGGATCTACGAGGCGCTCGACCTCGACAACGCCCACGACGAGCACATCGGGACGCCCTTCGGTTCCCCATCTAGCCCGATCACGATCGGCGAACTCGACGGCGAGGCGGTCGCCTTCCTCGCGCGCCACGGCCACGACCACCAGCACGCACCCTCGGAGGTCCCCTACCGCGCGAACCTCTACGCCCTGAAGGACCTGGGTGCCGAACGCGTGCTCTCGACCAACGCGGTCGGCAGCCTCCGCGAGGACCTCCCGCCGCAGAACCTCGTGGTTCCCGACCAGATCTTCGACCGCACGAAACACCGACAGAGCACCTTCTTCGACGAGCGGATGGTGGTCCACATGGGCTTCGCCGAGCCCTACTGCCCGCACATGAGCGAGCACCTCCTCGGGGCCGCCGACGACGTCCTCGACGACGGCGCACACGCGGGCGGGACCTACGTTTGCATCGAGGGCCCGCAGTTCTCGACGAAGGCCGAGAGCGAGTTCTACCGCGCCCAGGGCTGGGACATGGTCGGCATGACCACCGTCCCCGAGGCCAAACTCGCCCGCGAGGCCGAGCTCTGCTACGCCACCCTCGCCGGCGTCACGGACTACGACGTCTGGAAGGACGACAGCGAGGTGAGTCTGGAGGAGGTGCTCGAGAACGCCGAAGTCAACGAGGACAACATCAACGAGGTCGTTCGGGAGGCGATTGAGACGATGCCGGACGACCGCGACTGCGACTGCGAGCACGCCCTCGACGGCACGATCAACACCGCGAGCGAGGCGATCCCCGACGAGGTCCGCGATGGCGTCGACCTCTTCATCGGCGAGTACCTCGACTGA
- a CDS encoding class I SAM-dependent methyltransferase yields the protein MADPFGRALADFHHDEQDEPLVQRDGEWAREHPVEAFYFGTFDETNQRSKFIESWVDGPVLDMGAGVGRDARYFQDRVETVAIETSDALVETMRERGVEDARRGDMFALRESFGRDRFRSAYAWGTQLGLAGSMDGLREFLGDLAFVTTPDATATLDCYDPERVEDGEMLGYRADPTPGLAYRVMHFEYEGTVGETLLFRLFGPDRLREAAADTDWRVAEVEHTNEVHYLAALEKAG from the coding sequence ATGGCAGACCCGTTCGGGCGCGCGCTCGCCGACTTCCATCACGACGAACAGGACGAACCGCTGGTCCAGCGCGACGGCGAGTGGGCACGCGAACACCCGGTCGAGGCGTTCTACTTCGGCACGTTCGACGAGACGAACCAGCGGAGCAAGTTCATCGAATCGTGGGTCGACGGACCGGTGCTCGACATGGGCGCGGGCGTGGGGCGCGACGCGCGGTATTTCCAGGACCGCGTCGAGACGGTGGCCATCGAGACCAGCGACGCGCTCGTGGAGACCATGCGCGAGCGGGGAGTCGAGGACGCGCGTCGTGGCGACATGTTCGCGCTCCGCGAGAGCTTCGGCCGCGACCGGTTCCGCTCGGCGTACGCGTGGGGAACCCAGCTCGGTCTCGCCGGTTCGATGGACGGGCTCCGGGAGTTCCTCGGCGACCTCGCGTTCGTCACGACGCCGGACGCCACGGCGACGCTCGACTGCTACGACCCCGAGCGCGTCGAGGACGGCGAGATGCTCGGCTACCGCGCCGATCCGACGCCCGGCCTCGCCTACCGCGTGATGCACTTCGAGTACGAAGGGACCGTGGGCGAGACGCTGTTGTTCAGGCTGTTCGGTCCCGACCGACTCCGCGAGGCGGCGGCGGACACCGACTGGCGCGTGGCCGAGGTCGAGCACACGAACGAGGTTCATTATCTCGCGGCGCTCGAAAAGGCCGGCTGA
- a CDS encoding segregation/condensation protein A → MIDAPPERATDEDEVEPVELLVRLAEEGEIEPWDIDVVSVTDAFLERLDSADLRTSGRALFYASVLLRMKSEALLESDDEPDPEAEIEPWEEGWEEQRADGEDDLDFDPVASLEAEMDRRLDRKQARGTPETLDELVRDLREAERDSWWKESRTYDTSGSPKGFQRGTQTLDYHSDDGLRVDDEPTESDVTGTAHHEDIETTIADVQRVLRKQYDAGRDEVLYTEVELAGGSRVETFLALLFLSHRGHVRLEQDDLFGDLWVQNPAATGASEEAVAD, encoded by the coding sequence ATGATTGACGCCCCGCCGGAGCGGGCCACCGACGAGGACGAGGTCGAGCCGGTCGAACTCCTCGTCCGGCTGGCCGAGGAGGGCGAGATCGAGCCGTGGGACATCGACGTCGTCTCGGTGACGGACGCCTTCCTCGAACGGCTCGACAGCGCGGACCTCAGGACCTCCGGGCGGGCGCTGTTCTACGCCAGCGTCCTGCTCCGGATGAAGAGCGAGGCGCTGTTGGAGTCCGACGACGAACCCGACCCCGAAGCGGAGATAGAACCGTGGGAGGAGGGTTGGGAGGAACAGCGGGCGGACGGCGAGGACGACCTCGATTTCGACCCGGTAGCCTCGCTCGAAGCCGAGATGGACCGTCGGCTCGACCGCAAGCAGGCGCGGGGGACACCCGAGACCCTGGACGAGTTGGTGAGAGATCTCCGGGAGGCCGAACGCGACTCGTGGTGGAAGGAGTCCAGGACCTACGACACCAGCGGCTCGCCCAAGGGGTTCCAGCGTGGCACCCAGACCCTCGACTATCACTCCGACGACGGGCTCCGGGTCGACGACGAACCCACCGAGTCAGATGTTACGGGTACGGCCCACCACGAGGACATCGAGACCACCATCGCCGACGTCCAGCGCGTGCTCAGAAAGCAGTACGACGCCGGCCGCGACGAGGTGCTCTACACCGAGGTCGAGCTGGCGGGCGGCTCGCGCGTCGAGACGTTCCTGGCACTCCTCTTCCTCTCCCATCGGGGTCACGTCCGGCTCGAACAGGACGACCTCTTCGGCGACCTCTGGGTCCAGAACCCGGCGGCGACCGGGGCCTCCGAGGAAGCGGTCGCCGACTGA
- a CDS encoding pyridoxamine 5'-phosphate oxidase family protein: MEVVEDTLDAELEDFLARPLFCHLGTESSDGPRVSPLWFLWEDGALWIIATRSNKTFPERIEADPRTAVSIVDFDPETGRVEHVGLRGRASVEPFDGDRGERLLTQYLGPDESAWDEMFRDLDEVAERYAFVRFVPETVVERDQSYAGSLSG, encoded by the coding sequence ATGGAGGTCGTCGAGGACACCCTGGACGCCGAACTAGAGGATTTTCTGGCTCGACCGCTCTTCTGCCACCTCGGAACCGAATCGTCGGACGGTCCACGGGTCTCTCCGCTCTGGTTCCTCTGGGAGGACGGCGCGCTCTGGATCATCGCGACGCGCTCGAACAAGACCTTCCCCGAACGGATCGAGGCGGACCCGCGAACCGCGGTCTCGATCGTCGATTTCGACCCCGAAACCGGTCGGGTCGAACACGTCGGATTACGTGGCCGCGCGAGCGTCGAACCGTTCGACGGCGACCGGGGCGAACGGCTCCTCACCCAGTACCTCGGTCCCGACGAATCGGCGTGGGACGAGATGTTTCGGGATCTGGACGAGGTCGCCGAGCGGTACGCGTTCGTTCGTTTCGTGCCGGAGACGGTGGTCGAACGCGACCAGTCGTACGCCGGTAGCCTGTCGGGTTGA
- a CDS encoding type 1 glutamine amidotransferase domain-containing protein has translation MADPLEGKSVGIVLAPRGSEEVEFTEPKSAVEDAGGSVDVLGIETGEVETVEGDLDPAGSYEIEKSFDEVTVEDYDGLVIPGGTVGADTLRADDTTVEFVNDFFETEKPLAVICHGPWTLVEADVVDGRELTSYHSLETDIRNAGGNWVDEEVVVDEGLVTSRNPDDLEAFCDKVVEEIEEGEHEDRETDDV, from the coding sequence ATGGCCGATCCACTCGAAGGCAAGTCCGTCGGTATCGTCCTCGCACCCCGCGGCAGCGAGGAGGTCGAGTTCACCGAACCGAAGAGCGCCGTCGAGGACGCCGGCGGCAGCGTCGACGTGCTCGGCATCGAGACCGGCGAGGTCGAGACCGTCGAGGGCGACCTCGATCCGGCCGGCTCGTACGAGATCGAGAAGTCGTTCGACGAGGTCACAGTAGAAGACTACGACGGCCTCGTAATTCCTGGCGGAACCGTCGGCGCGGACACCCTCCGCGCGGACGATACGACTGTGGAGTTCGTCAACGACTTCTTCGAGACCGAGAAACCCCTCGCGGTGATCTGTCACGGCCCGTGGACCCTCGTGGAGGCCGACGTGGTCGACGGCCGGGAACTCACCTCCTACCACAGCCTCGAAACCGACATCCGAAATGCAGGCGGAAACTGGGTCGACGAGGAGGTCGTGGTGGACGAAGGTCTCGTGACCAGCCGCAACCCCGACGACCTGGAGGCGTTCTGTGACAAGGTCGTCGAGGAGATCGAAGAAGGCGAACACGAGGACCGCGAGACCGACGACGTCTAA
- a CDS encoding alcohol dehydrogenase, which produces MRAVQVSEPEADFEVVERDVPEPGPEEVRVAVDACGVCHSDAFLKEGQWPGVEYPRTPGHEVIGHVDAVGERVESFAEGDRVGVGWHGGHCFTCEPCRRGDFIACENGDVTGFDHDGGYAEFLTTPQETLARVPEDLDAAAAAPLLCAGVTTFNSLRNTDAEPGDLVAVQGLGGLGHLGVQYASRFGFETVAVSRGTDKRDLAFELGADHYVDSEAEDPAEALTDLGGAKVVLATAPHADAMESVVGGLGVDGTLLTVGVPGEPLSVPVQPLVTSRQSVAGWPSGDARDSQDTLEFSALRDVESMVETYPLEEAEEAYERMMNSEARFRAVIEP; this is translated from the coding sequence ATGCGAGCCGTACAGGTATCCGAACCCGAGGCCGACTTCGAGGTGGTCGAGCGCGACGTCCCCGAACCGGGCCCCGAGGAGGTTCGCGTCGCGGTCGACGCCTGCGGGGTCTGTCACAGCGACGCCTTCCTGAAGGAGGGCCAGTGGCCGGGCGTCGAGTACCCGCGGACCCCCGGCCACGAAGTGATCGGCCACGTCGACGCGGTGGGCGAGCGCGTCGAGAGCTTCGCCGAGGGCGACCGCGTGGGCGTCGGCTGGCACGGCGGTCACTGCTTCACCTGCGAGCCCTGCCGGCGCGGCGACTTCATCGCGTGTGAGAACGGCGACGTGACGGGCTTCGACCACGACGGCGGCTACGCGGAGTTCCTCACCACGCCCCAGGAGACCCTCGCGCGGGTGCCCGAGGACCTCGACGCCGCCGCGGCCGCACCGCTGCTCTGCGCCGGCGTCACGACCTTCAACTCGCTGCGGAACACCGACGCCGAACCCGGCGACCTCGTCGCGGTCCAGGGGCTCGGCGGCCTCGGTCATCTGGGTGTGCAGTACGCCAGCCGGTTCGGCTTCGAGACCGTCGCGGTCTCGCGCGGCACCGACAAACGCGACCTCGCCTTCGAACTCGGCGCGGACCACTACGTCGACAGCGAGGCCGAGGACCCCGCGGAGGCGCTCACCGATCTCGGCGGCGCGAAGGTCGTGCTCGCGACCGCGCCCCACGCCGACGCGATGGAGTCGGTCGTGGGCGGCCTCGGTGTCGACGGCACGCTGCTCACCGTCGGGGTTCCCGGCGAGCCCCTCTCGGTGCCGGTCCAGCCGCTCGTCACGAGTCGTCAATCCGTCGCAGGGTGGCCCTCCGGCGACGCGCGTGACTCACAGGACACTCTCGAATTCAGCGCGCTCCGTGACGTGGAGTCGATGGTCGAGACCTACCCGCTCGAGGAGGCCGAGGAGGCCTACGAACGCATGATGAACAGCGAGGCACGCTTCCGGGCCGTCATCGAACCCTGA